CGCAGCATGGGATACCGCTGTGTCAGGTGGAACCGCCCATGAGGTTGCTCCGACAGAGGCGTTCATGGAGTGAAGGTTAAATTCCCAACCGTGTACGCCTTTCTGCTACAACCTTCCGTTCCGGTTCATGGAAGCTAATGTAATTTATTAAGCAGGAACTAATGACATGAACCCGGTTAAGATGAGGCACGCTACGTGCAACGGAAAACGTGGACCACGCCCTTCGCACGTGATCCCAACACGCGCGGTCGACTCAAACAGCGTCCAAAAGGCCATCCCATGGTAAGGCCACAGGAGAAGCTACACGTACAACCCCAGAAGGATTCGTGCAGTACCTCAGAATACAGGCAGGGAGTCATCTGGGTAGGGGGGTCCAAATGGATTCTTTTGGTTCTTTCCACGACACAGCTGGCTTCCTTGTCCGACTACCACTTGGACGCTTCCGTTGCCAATTCATATCTCCCGAAACTGCCCCAACCAATCAAACAGAGACTTCGACTTAAATAGATAGCTTTTTCCTTTCTTGTTCTACGAACAAAAGTTGGTAGAAACACCATGGCAGTAGTTAGATACGACTTCATTCTGGCAGTATACAGAAAATTAATTGAGTGTAAACACAGTACGGCATCATATAAGTACTAGACTATCTTCTAATTCTAACATTATTAAGCACTGGCAGTCTAATTATTTATCAGCGTAGGATAATTCGAAGGGGTAGTTTAAAAACAACCTAGAAATGTAGCTACTGTACACGATGGAACGAAGATAGATCCAGAACAGCAACAAGTGTGAAAAATGACCCAAGAAGCTGGAAACTGTAAACTGGAAATATAAAGTGCGGAAAATGCATGGACAGGATATACAATAATATgcaacataaatttaaaatataaagtgCATCAAAAATAAAGAGTTTGTGCAATTACAAGATTCAAACCTAGGGATTGCgcgtagctgctgctgctgccaccaccaccacaacaatGAACTCTCGTGTTGTATCCAGACTGCAGCACAAACTACCACGCTTGAAACACGCAAGTGGGAACAAAGAATAATGCTATACACTTCGGGTACCCCATGACAAACAAAATATGGATACATAAGAAAGAAATTGTAGCATAGCATGCCTTGAACAAGGGTGCAGATACAGAAGCAAGCTTGCAGCTAGAAAGAAAATGAAGACAAATAGGAACTCTCCTCATCTTCATCAATCAGCGTTTGTTTTTCCAAGTGAATACAGCACAACTCTTCCCAAGTTATACAAGTTGATTACCAAACTCAGAGGTGGCTCGGCCACTTAGCAATAAGAGCAATGTCTGTAGCACACTGCAATTCCATCCAAGATATACCCTTCGACTCCAAGGCAGATACTAGTCATAGACAGTAGACTGGCAATCACAGACTTAAACAAGGCTAATGATGTTGAGTGAAACCTGTCTGGACAAGGAAAAAAACAAGCCTTCCCCTCCCTGCCCCACAACCTCCCCCCCAAAAAAGAAACACGTGGTCCAGTGGGGACTTCCATGTCCTGCAATTTGGATGTTAGGACCTGACCTGTGTTAACAAAGGATCCATAGACAGCTCAGGGCAATCCTGAATGCTATATAAAAGAGGAATTGTGGATACAAATACACATCCATATTATAGTGTATTGTACCAATTCAGAACCATACAGATAACAGGTGATGATATTGTCATATTGGTACACTTTTTGagtattttgttattatttttttctcaagtgTTATTGAGATATACCCATATCATAACAATGTATGGCACTACCCATCAGCCGGTCAGCATGCGCTGGCAGTGACCATCCACATGCCATGGCCGCCTTTTAAAATAGTGCCTTTGACATAATGCTTTATTCCAGAGCTTCAGCAGTGTACATAGGCATGGAAACTAAAAGACATTCGTGGGACCACTAGATCAATGGAGAAAACAGGTTCTACTACTATCTCCCATCTAGTCCAATTGAAAGCCATTTAGAGGAATTAGGCTTGACAAATAACTGCAAAGATAGGCCTAAACATTGTGTAAGTTGCTTCCAATACAAAACACCAGATATACAGTAAAAAAACCAGTCAAGGTTTTTGTCTAAGTGTGACATCTTCTAGAACCCCTTTCTGAACCTGTAGCAATGTCGAAGTCATCTCTGCGTGAGAGTACTTGATTGCATCAATATACGCAATTGCCTAGTTTTAGTTGTGCAACAAGGTCAAATGTCCAAGAAATTTATAACTCCAATTTTTTCTCTAGGAACCTATCTACAAGTACTTAACAATAACATAAAGTAAATTTTCTCTTCAGTGAGACTTGTTACCAATGTCGATGAACGAATAATTAAAAATATCGACTGCAAGAATAAAATAACACACAGTGTTAAATATTCTACTCTAACATTAAAGAGAACACTGTCATATGGACAAATCTTACTTTTAAATAGCATTATTACATCTTTTCATCATGTCTATCATTCGACATTAAGTATCCCTGAAAACAAGGCTGTCATTgttatgatcattttttttttctaaactttgaataatattttattgagtttgtATAGTTCAGTAAGAGTCGGATAGGGgtttatttgagatttatttatttattaggagtccaagtcctgaaggacttaggagtggaactctataaatatggatgtatcTGTTCCTTTTCAtctatcaatgaaatgttattccagtcTTTTGGCAAACCCTAGGAGAccaatcctctcgaagtgatcatcccttttctttctcttcttctatgataaaaccctagggtcttatcatctgGTATCAAAGCCACGATCCTTAGCGTTCCCGCTGCAGTTCCTCGTCTCACCTTCCGCGCAACTGCCCTCAGTCGCGCCTTATCCAAACTTCCGCAGTAGTCGCCCTCAGCCACGCCTCATCCGACCTTCCATCGTAGTCGCCCTCAGCCGCGCCTCATCCCACCTTCCACCTAAGTCACCCTCAGTCGCACCTCATCCCACCTTCCGTGCAGCCGCCCTCGGTCGTGCCTCATCCCGCCGCAGTCACCCTCAGCCGCGCCTCACCCTACCTTCTGCCGCAGTCATCCTCAACCACACCTCATCCCATCTTCAGCCGTGACCCTCAGCGTTCCCTCCCAACCGAGCGATTGTCTCTTCCCCCTCCAGCCAAGCAATCGCCACCAGCATCTCATCCTAGCCGTGCAACCGTCTCTTCCCCCTCCAGCCGCGACCCTTAGCATTCCCTCCCAGCCGAGCAATCATCTCTTTCCCTCCAGGCAAGCGATCGTCGCTGCCTCCTAGCCTCGGCAACAGCATTTCCTACTCGCAGCGATAAAAACAAGGCAACTCCTACCCACGCCACCGTCGTTGCCTCCCAACCGTGCCACCATCCTTGCTCCTAGccacgccaccatcggtgctcccaaccctcggcgatgctgctCCCAATCGCGtcaccatcgttgcctcccaacCTCGACAGCAGCATTTCCTCCTCGCAGCAACAGAAACAAGGCAACTCCCCATGTCGACGCCACCGCCTTCTAGTCGTGACATCATCGCTACTTTCCAACCGTGATCCTTGGTGTTTCCATAGCAACTACCCACGCCACCATTGCTACCTCCTAGTCGTGCCACCATCATTGTCCTACAACCGAGCGTCCTTAGTGCGATAGTAGCGAACCCTCACACTGCTCTCGACGTCCAGAAGTGTCCTCGACACCCTTGCAACGATCCCTCACGTCCTTGTAGTGACTGCAACGAGCCCTCACGCTGCTCTTGGCATCCGCTTCCTCGGCAACCTCGTAGTGAGCCCTCACGTCCTCAACGCTGCCTTGGGCCAACTTCAAGGCAGCCACACTGAATCAAGCCAACTCAATGCTGCCCTTAACTAGACACCAGAAACAAGAGTTAGGGATTACAGATCTGCAATCCTACGTAATGGCTACCGACAACTCAGTGAAAGCCCAACAAGAAGCTTTGGAAACtaaaattgagaaccgactgcaagaaaccctTAATGATTTCAGAAGGAGCCTATTAGAGAGCTTCAACaagtttcaacaagatgaaagttCAAGTCTTACGTTGAACCGACTTGGAGACACCGGAAAGAGGAATCAAGAACATGACACAAACTACCCACGCATGAAAGTGGAATtcccaagatgggaagatggggatccgaccagttagatctctaaggcagaaatttttttccgttttcatagaactccagaagaatccgaggtggaaatagcctcaatccaactagatggagatgcaatccaatggtatgattaGTTCGAAACCTAACACGAGGTATTctcgtgggagcaattcaagagagggcTTCTCGTTCActttggaccatctgaatacGAGAATGTTGATGGGTAGCTCGCTAAAACGAGTCAGATTTCAACAGTGCTAGGATATCATAACAGATTTGAACAATCGTTAAATCAAGCCAAAGACTGGTCCGAACGACAAGGTGGAAACATTTATCgaaggacttaatccagatatccgatgtgaagtcaaagctcgccaaccccgcactatgacagTCGCAATCTCATTTGCATGTTTGCATGAGGAAAAATCAGCAGGGAGAATCatcgaaacagaagtgacaacaaacagatgatcagcaagccacccgccccatttattcccaaccaaaaccctaacacctgaagactaacccgagaagaactcaaggaaagatcaacaaagggtttgtgccggcactatgatgaaaagtggagtaaggagcaccgatgtaaacaagggcaacttctaatgattgaactAATTGGGGAGGAACCAAAAGCCGACAATGTGAATTCCGATTATAAAGGTATAGATtctgatgaagatgttggacctattatacatacagtgcatgcattagctggctactctaacccgcaaactatgaaagttgaagGAACTTTGAAATTCGaatcacattgaaggctgtgacaaattcgaagtaaaaGTCGctaatggacggattttaacttttgATAGCAAGTGttcgaagataaaattgattatacaggaccaagagttgcttgtggatttctttttgctaCCCTTGAAAGACTTCGAAGTGGTGCATGGAATTGAATAGCCATTAACCCTGTGtgatgtttctttaattttttctaaactaatcataaagttttttattaatggaaagcagaTGATCCTAAAAGGAAGACGTAGAAGTAAGGTCACAACTACCACTAGTCATCGGATGGAGAGGGTTCTTCAGAAGACTGCAATGACAACTACACCAGAAGGCTAGCCCATTGCTAacactatcaagaagtggagaccctacttgttcaacgggttgtgatgtacCGCAAAtatcctatgactgaagtgctgaaagaacaCCTCCAaaagtttgatgctgctcaactttgaggacaagactgatttgaagggggaagaattgttaggatcccttttattttttgaactttgaataaTGTCTTATTGAGTTTGTCTAGTTCAGTAAGAGTCGGATAAGGatttatttgagatttatttatttattaggaaTCCAAGTGCTGATGGACTCaggggtgaaactctataaatatggatgtatcTGTTTTTTTTCATCTAtctatgaaatgttattccaatcTTTTggtaaaccctaggaggccgatcccctcgaagtgatcatcccttttctttttcttcttctatgataaaaccctaaggtCATATCAATCATCACCTACCATTTAACAAAGTAAAGCATCATGTCATTAAAACTTTTGTTATTCATGCCTCCCTATGATTAACAATAGCTAAAGAAACCCATAATCCTGGGAGTTCACTAGAGAACTAAAGTAATTGACATGCAGGGAAGTATTTGCAGCTTACCACATCAAAAATTTTGAAGAAGTTTTGACCATGAAATTTAAGTATGCCCACCAGAAATTTAGTTTAAGATCCATGAGCAAATATTTGTGCAAAACTAAACTCATGCAGAGACTATAGACTCAAGATTTACTATACTTGTTCACATAACCCTGCAagaaaaacatttaaacacatTAAATCTTAAATAACAGTGATAACAATAAGAACACAATCCAATTAGGGGTACTTACCTCTACAAGCTTCAAAAGCTTTGGCTTCGATATGGAAAGATAATGATTTGTTGACTCTGGATCACTTGGGATTTGATGAGGTTGCAATGCACTTAGGACCTTCTCAGAGGCCTTCTTGACTATCATCTTATGAGCATCCTTACTCAAGTGACCTTCCTTCCAAACTGGCTTTAGCAATTCCTTCAAAAAATCTACCAAAGCAGTACGAAAATTTTTCACTGCCTTTGATTCCTTAATCTCTTTTCCCTCATCTACTTTACTCATATTACGGACAAGGTCTGTCTTATCAACATGTGCAACATCAGTCAAATGATGGACCTGACTTTCCCCCTTAGGAGTAATGTTGTCTCCCCCATCAACTGCTACTGGAGCAGGAGCCATAACATTTGTATAGCCACAAATTTCGTGCTGTGATTTCTTGTTATCTAGCATGCTTTCATAGGCTGGAGTAGAAGTGTTGAAAGACTTTTTCACATTATACTCTGGAGCAATATCACCTAGTATAGGATAACCAACAATATGTTGACTTGTCATACTGTTTGTGATCCCTCTTGGAGAAGCTGAAGCTAAAAGTCCTACTTTGGGAGGTTCAATGCTGTCAACAAGTGGATCATATTGGATTTCAGAAGATGATTTAAATGCTCGTGCACTGCAAAATGATGATCGAAAAGGTATAGAAGGTTCCCAAGTATTTTCTTGGAGTTCTGATTTCTGGTCAGAAAACGTCAGAATATCCCCAGCAATACTTTGTTGTCCAGATGTAGTAGCACCGACTCCCCTACCATAGTCGAGTGTTCTACAAATATCTTGTTGTTTGGCATCAAGTGGTGGAGAGCCATGTGCTAATCTTGTCCTTGCTTGAGCATATGGATGAACTGATTCAATTGAAGGCGAACCGCAAAACAGATGAAGAGAATTCTTGAAGCTTGAACTAACTGAGCTGGTTAAGCAAGAATTATAGGAATCATATGGTGGAAAGTGGCTCTCTTGATATCGTATAGCAAAGTTATCTGGTATTTTTTCATAAGAATAGGTGTTGTTGCAACCCCTGTAGACATCAGTTGTTGTGAATGATCTACCACAGACATAGTCATATCTTGAAGTTAATGGGTTCTTTGTGAAAGATGATGCTCTTGAAAATGATCCATCACTTAGAGACTCACCTCCAGGCACTTCCTTGTATATTTTTTCCTCACCTGAATAATCTCTTGATAGAAACTCTCCACTAGATGAGCGTCTATCACCGATGGAATCAAGATTATGTTTTAGCCCGTAAGTTCTTTGGCCTCCTTCTTGGAACAATGTCTTCTGCCTTAACCCATCAACTGCAAGATGAGATGTTCTATCGGTCAACGGAACATTACCTTGAAAACATTCCTTAGGATAGGTATTTGATGCAAGCAAATTATTATCATCCCTGATCTGAGATGATCCATGGATCTCCCCACCATATGTCCGGACAAGGGCACTTGGTGAAACATCTGATTTTCTTGAATTCTCAACAATTGATAAGCCTATCGAGTCGATTGAAGCAGATTTACTTGATATTTCAAACTTTTCTGGTGAACCTGGTAATTACATTGATGCTATCAGCAAAATTTCCTCCAACTAGTCTCGACATATAATTCCTCTACAAAAGATGACTAGATACCTTTGCAATCAACCGGATCTCCACTAGTAGTCCTATCTTCCTTGGCAACCTGGCTAGTGCAGCCAGCCCCTTCTTTCTTGTGAAGAAACCTACAGGAGTTTCCCTTAATGCACCAGCCTCTGGCGAAAAAGTTGCAAATAACTGCAGGCTTTTTGTTCACACCCTCAAGTTCAGTACTAGGAGATAAACTCCTTGGTCTCCTTTGTGGGGTTTCCTGGCTGAAAGAAACAGATGGGTTATCATAGATTAAGTAATATCTGAAACACAGATAACCagaaaagaagaaagcaaatgaaagatatatatagaaaaatcataatatattctGAACAATGAGTTTTAAATAGCAGCAATACATTCAAGTCCTTAAAGTCTGTAAAGCATTTTGGTGCTATCATCTGATGCTTCATTTTATATGTAACCATCAGACCTCATTGTAGAATTGGTCTTCATCATGTATTTTGCTGATTGTCCTTGTGAACCTTAAAGAATCTAATATCCATGACAGAAATAGTATCAACGGCTACCACTACTACGAGCATCGAATAACGTGCTTTAAGGATAATTGGATTTTGAAAACCTATTTCAAACTAAATACTGTGTTCATCCAGTCCTTACCTGGCACCACCATCACTTATTTCAGATGCCTTAGTAATATAAGACTCAGATGGAGGATTGTTGTCAAGGTTGCCACCCCTAACATCCTTAACATGAGAATTCGATGAATTGATGTATGATCTCGCAGGACTGGAAGAAACTGACTTCAGCTCCTTACAATGATCTTCATGCTTTTTGCTAATATCTACATGAAAAAGGGAAATGATGAAGAATGGTCAATCATCATCATGGAGACTAGCTGCAAACAAGAAATCATACCAAGAGAGAAAAGGTAAAATTTTAAACTTCTGAGATAATTATGGTTTATGGAAAGGAAAAAATTGAATTTTGTACACTATCAGAATTGGACTGTTGCTACAGCATCTTGTTATAATGTCAATTTATAATATGCAACTATGGCATATTTATTGACcagtatcaaaaaaataaaattcaacagcAAGAGAAACAGTTGATCATATATAGATAGCAGGGTGAGAAGATGTAGATCTATTTCATTAATCTTAGATGGTTATATTTTgatataaaagaattaaatagtgtatatatatatatatatagggaagtAGGCTTCCACAACAGGTAGGATCACTCCTTTGCATCTAGTAATCATAATACAAATCATGGAAGTTTGCAAGGGTAAAGTTTTGTACATTGACCCTCACCAAAAATCAAAATGGCAGGATTCTATTGCACCGGGTTGGCTTTTTTTATGGGAAAGCTACCATTCCAAAGATAGCAAGGTTAAGGCTAAGACAAATCTGAACAAGGCACATGTAATATTAAAACCTCCAAAACATTAATGGAGGATGAGGATAGAACTGAATTAGACTAAAAGAGATGTCCCAATCTGGTTTTAAATATTTAGAGAGAATATAATGATGAAACCAAAGACAGTATGGAAGATAGATCATGGATCAAAAACCCGATCTAGTACTGAACCAGACGGGTGATCAAACAGATACAACATTGGTAAAGGGCGGCATACCAACACTCGATATCGATGGATATCCACCCCAAACCAGAGAGATTGTGTGTGTGATAGAGAGAAGAGATGGAGGATGACACGTACCAGAACACATACCAAAGGGAGGTGGAACCAATGTTTTTAAAAgtgttaggcgccaaaaggcaccaAAGTCCCAGAACGCCCAAGACACTAGGTGTCTGCCCAAATAAAATGAGGTACTCccgaatattaaaatttaaaaaacatatattatgattgataaatatgatcacaAAATAAAAATGGCATCAAATTGAAATCATATAAAGTACCAAATTACATCTCTTATAATTACACCTAGCTAATAGCTCTTGTAAGCTTACTTATACATAATGTGTGCATTTTCTAGAAGAGGTACTGGACACAGGCCATAGATACGCTATCATGGTAACTCTTTTATAAAGATTAATAAACATGAAAAACTATACTGGATCTGGTTGTCTTTTTATACCATCCAAATAAGCCGTGTGGTTGTCCAAATGTTCGTTTTTCTTCAAACCATCTAAGTGGCTGAGGTTAAAATTCCTAATTTAAGTTCTGAAAAGACAAATAAAAGACAGCATGGTAGCTcccttttatttcttattttctttacttTTGGAATAAAACCTTGACATTTTGATGTACCTCCATTTAGCACTACACTTCAATGCTTTAACTCATGTGAGTAACAAAAAGTTACATTCTGCTTAAAAGTGCGAAAGGCTATTACTTATAAAATAAGAAAGAGAGATGGAGAAGTAAACGACGGCTATGGAGGAAAGTGAGGGGAAAGCAAACAAAAATGTAGAAGGCGACAGATGAAGTTGCGAACACCAACGAACAAAGCGACTGTGGCAGACGAAATGATAGGGTTTTGGTGGTTGCTTTCACTGGGTCGTGGGGGTGAGTGTTAAGTGGTATGAGTGGCGCTTCTTTAAAACACCTCGCCCTGAGGTGTTACGAGGCGCAAAAGTCTCATCTTGCTTGAGCACATGGGCAAGCACCGAGTGCCTTTTGAAAAGACTACCTAGAACATGTATGGAAGCAACAATGACGATGACATGAGGTGGAGGAGGTCATTATGGCAACACAAGGAAGAGGCAGATGCAAAGGTGTGACAAAGGCATAGGAGGTTGTTGCATCAGAGACAAAGGTGATGGAAAGGGAGAGGTACACAAGCTATAAAGGGAGTTGATAACAAATGTTGGCATACAAAGAGGGTAGGATGGcccatattaaaaattattttttttataaaaaaatcagaCATGAGGTAGTATACAAGGTAAGAACCTAATTGGACAACATGCCTAGTACCATACGGATAAAAACTGGTTTTGTACTGACTAGTACAAGTAGTATGTAAATCCTTAAGATAAGTAAATAAGTGGAAGAAGAGAACACGAGATGAAACATTAGTAGTTCCACAAAAAGACGAGACCTTGAAATAATTTCAAATGACGAGACCAACCAACTAATTACGATAGCACCAACGAAAGTGACCAGCTTACATGGAAGCACAAGTTGTCATAGCTCATTGGAGGTGGAACTTTAAGTACCATGTGCTCGAATAGGTGTTAGAGGTGCAAATAAACCATATCTAGACCAAAGAAGGATGAAAACTAAAAGGTACAAATACACAAAGAAGTTAGAGGTACTTCGAGTGGCCAAATAAAGAGTCAATCAGCATTATTAGTCAAAGTTACACTTAACCGGACAAGTAATTTGATGGTCATGTGCCACTTTACAATATTCAGCATTTGTGAAGTTATACTTCTTAGGCAATCATTCAAGACTGCAAGTGTCTTATcttaggcgctcgggcctcgcctcgcctcgcctaagcgcccaagcgcctttttaaatcactggtcatCACATGATTTCGGATGAGGTAATGCATTGGTGAATGCATTATGAGATCAAGTAGGAAAGCGACCCAAGGTAACACAAAATGGAGACACACTTAGAGCCGATATGAAGATCGGCTCAatagagggctgacccgtggaatggtgggcgcgaggaccaccatcaactcaatgcaaatctaaGAGCGGAGCAACTTTGGTGTAActcggcgaagtacccaagccgtatgaagggagtcgacatagaagaggaacatggagtggaggcataaagctttccttggacaaaggtcaaggacataaactcttgcagatGCAAGAGTGGGATCAtatcgttccatgggtccttcgttCTGATGGAGCGAACTCATCCTGCATAGTGCTAAAGACGAagagagcttctaggcacatgcaccttatctcggtgaagcatttgacggaggaaccaaggagactcaacttgcggaggcgaagttgggttcagaaggccttggcacggggcaagaggacgcgaaggcgggtacttttgaagaatatgccacaatgctgtcattcaagttgccatgaaggaagcgatgtacagtggagattgtgttggtagaagcagaggcctaggatccagacaatggtgcaccaatttcagcgaagtcggtgaacttcgggagctactaggcaacggactgTCCAAGAGTTGTGCTTCGTCTGGGTGTGACTTGAGAGCGGGTGGGCGAAgatcgattgtcaaaggagcgaacacaatcgaaggtggaagagaccatgTGATGTGTTGGCATAGGTCATACATGGAGagatcacaatccgagttcatctcACAAGTATCAGAATgcaatgtcaccaggaggcgacatggtgcagcgaatcGTGGTAGAACGGTTTATGGCGATGCAATACACACGAATCTATTCccgcgagggactagatcatacggaggtatgatcaggagctactgggagctccacttcgatgaacaacacgacggtaagaaatgctatggatttaaggagtgaataTCATGGTATTGCGGaagcgggtcttccatgcgtgcatcgaattttgcatcggataaaagtcttagtcatcagcatatgggggctatataCCACCGAAAGAGCATaccaaatgcaagtaccagtgagtcctatgggagggacttgatcatacagaggtataatcAGAGTGGCTAGAGAgtcggactactccagagctcatattcacttaagggagctcggcaagtcagagaacaaggccgagtaagtgaacgttgctaccaaggaagctaaggagaacagaatcggtgcgaaCCCTGCAACATTATGGaaaaggccatgcatgagagttgtagtctgtcttttcatcgaccaaggggaattgcttggagaacacaaaggtgttgaagtaaaGGGTCGAAAGGGGTAAGGAAGCAataacgagtccagagggacttagctacccaaaaccaagcatcagttagaattgaggtggactcggaggagtgccacaaaggcAGATCCACCGATCGCGAAGAAAGGGATGCtgatgcgaggcgacagatagtagggccataggcatggcaaCACCATAGTACCACAgaagcgggacttccgtgaagtcattgatcccttgctctcatggagggagagcacttagtCGTAaaaagggccgaggaggtagataatgcaaaggcaaactccaagtaccgagacaaggctgaagggcaaaggccagggaacttcgtaaaaccggtgtcaacgagtttctcatcaagataactgAAAGTGGAGGGCTTCGGGTTgatgcaagagtgctcgaccaaggaCGAAGTAGACAGTACGCAGTGCTGTACCTTTacaactcagaggagtaggcggcaaAGATAATGGaaaagacgatacaatcccagaggcgactaaAACAActagagacttgctccaagttggggtgcaaacacttcgagtgctccaaaagttcgatggaattaagaa
The DNA window shown above is from Musa acuminata AAA Group cultivar baxijiao chromosome BXJ2-4, Cavendish_Baxijiao_AAA, whole genome shotgun sequence and carries:
- the LOC103982108 gene encoding zinc finger CCCH domain-containing protein 36, which produces MPKPSATPISDSSLEPQEEGDSRAAAGDDDGYESLGEDQGEDDREDEEEEVEEAEGEDEEVGDMAEGEVEVEEEEEGDDGELEEVEVVEEEAAMAGADLSNEDDDDISKKHEDHCKELKSVSSSPARSYINSSNSHVKDVRGGNLDNNPPSESYITKASEISDGGASQETPQRRPRSLSPSTELEGVNKKPAVICNFFARGWCIKGNSCRFLHKKEGAGCTSQVAKEDRTTSGDPVDCKGSPEKFEISSKSASIDSIGLSIVENSRKSDVSPSALVRTYGGEIHGSSQIRDDNNLLASNTYPKECFQGNVPLTDRTSHLAVDGLRQKTLFQEGGQRTYGLKHNLDSIGDRRSSSGEFLSRDYSGEEKIYKEVPGGESLSDGSFSRASSFTKNPLTSRYDYVCGRSFTTTDVYRGCNNTYSYEKIPDNFAIRYQESHFPPYDSYNSCLTSSVSSSFKNSLHLFCGSPSIESVHPYAQARTRLAHGSPPLDAKQQDICRTLDYGRGVGATTSGQQSIAGDILTFSDQKSELQENTWEPSIPFRSSFCSARAFKSSSEIQYDPLVDSIEPPKVGLLASASPRGITNSMTSQHIVGYPILGDIAPEYNVKKSFNTSTPAYESMLDNKKSQHEICGYTNVMAPAPVAVDGGDNITPKGESQVHHLTDVAHVDKTDLVRNMSKVDEGKEIKESKAVKNFRTALVDFLKELLKPVWKEGHLSKDAHKMIVKKASEKVLSALQPHQIPSDPESTNHYLSISKPKLLKLVEGYVNKYSKS